In one Streptomyces sp. NBC_01288 genomic region, the following are encoded:
- a CDS encoding NADPH-dependent FMN reductase, whose amino-acid sequence MSTSPVILLLSGSLRAGSSNEAVLRTACAVAPDARVDTVLYDGLAGLPHFNPDDDTDPLPAPVAALRAAIDRAAGILICTPEYAGTLPGSFKNLLDWTVSGTEISDKPVALVNAAPPGRGGGAEATLRTVLGYTGADIVESACVSIPVDRGMLGADGLIADAGVRRQLGDVLGLLAASGVR is encoded by the coding sequence GGAGTCTGCGGGCCGGCTCCTCCAACGAGGCCGTGCTGCGCACCGCTTGTGCCGTGGCGCCGGACGCGCGGGTGGACACCGTGCTGTACGACGGTCTCGCCGGGCTTCCGCACTTCAACCCCGACGACGACACCGACCCGTTGCCCGCGCCCGTGGCCGCGCTGCGGGCGGCGATCGACCGGGCGGCCGGGATTTTGATCTGCACCCCGGAGTACGCGGGCACCCTGCCGGGCTCGTTCAAGAACCTCCTGGACTGGACGGTCAGCGGCACCGAGATCTCCGACAAGCCGGTGGCCTTGGTCAACGCGGCTCCACCGGGGCGGGGCGGGGGTGCGGAGGCCACGTTGCGGACGGTCCTGGGCTATACCGGCGCCGACATCGTGGAGTCGGCCTGCGTGAGCATCCCGGTGGACCGGGGCATGCTCGGCGCGGACGGGCTCATCGCCGATGCGGGGGTACGTCGGCAACTCGGCGACGTACTGGGCCTGTTGGCGGCGTCCGGTGTCCGATGA
- a CDS encoding leucine-rich repeat domain-containing protein: MNLWRQQLGKVPESVWRRTELQVLILADNGLTDLPPGIGRLHSLTTLDLGHNHLTAIPDELGTLTDLDAFLYLHDNALSELPPTLGNLTRLRYLNVGENTLTTLPEALGHMAGLIELRAQHNGLTTLPDTIGALGNLRELWLRANEITHLPSTAAHLHELRHLDLRENALPELPSALADLPRLRQLDLRSNRLTRLPDWVLGMPSLEKLDLRWNDCDPPSALLTELERRGVVVLL; this comes from the coding sequence CTGAACCTGTGGCGCCAACAGCTGGGAAAAGTCCCCGAGTCGGTCTGGCGACGCACCGAACTCCAGGTCCTCATCCTCGCGGACAACGGACTCACCGACCTCCCGCCCGGGATCGGCCGACTCCACAGCCTGACCACCCTGGACCTCGGCCACAACCACCTCACCGCGATACCCGACGAACTCGGCACCCTGACCGACCTCGACGCCTTCCTCTACCTCCACGACAACGCCCTGTCCGAACTCCCGCCCACCTTGGGCAACTTGACCCGCCTGCGCTACCTCAACGTCGGCGAGAACACCCTCACCACCCTCCCCGAGGCCCTCGGCCACATGGCCGGCCTGATCGAACTCCGGGCACAGCACAACGGGTTGACCACACTGCCCGACACCATCGGCGCCCTCGGCAACCTGCGCGAACTCTGGCTCCGGGCCAACGAGATCACCCACCTGCCGTCGACCGCGGCCCACCTCCACGAACTGCGCCACCTGGACCTACGGGAGAACGCCCTCCCCGAACTCCCGTCCGCGCTCGCCGACTTGCCCCGACTACGACAGCTCGACCTGCGGAGCAACCGCCTCACCCGGCTGCCGGACTGGGTGCTGGGCATGCCGTCGCTGGAGAAACTGGACCTGCGGTGGAACGACTGCGACC